The stretch of DNA CCAAAAATGACTAACCATCTTTTTAATATGCTCCTTTTCCCAATATAACTGCCGGTACTGTTTGGAATAACAATTTTATATCCAGGGTGAGGGAGCGATTTAATGCATATATCAAATCTAAAAATATTGAAGAATCACAGGGCATACTACCACGGCCATAAACCTGCCAGAGACCGCTTACTCCGGGTTTTATTTTTAATCTGTCTTTATGCCAATCTTTGTAATATTTAACCTCATAAGGTATGGGTGGTCTTGGTCCAATCAATGTCATATCTCCTTTTAATACATTGATAAACTGAGGAAATTCATCAATAGAAGTCCTCCTTAAGATTCTGCCCACCCTTGTTATCTCATTATAGTTAATAATCTTGCCTTTTTGTGTCTTATTTTCAATAAATGCCTTAAAATCGTTCTCCCTTTTTTCCTGGGAATTATTATTATACATTGAACGGAATTTATAAAGTGTGAATTCATTTCCATCCTTTCCGCATCTTTTTTGCTTATATATTACGGGACCTGAAGACTCCAATTTAATAGCAAGGGCAACGATTATAAAAAATGGGAAAAAAATGACTAATACTATAAGTGATAAAATAATATCAAGAATTCGTCGAACAATAACCTGCCATTTTTTTTCGCCATTAATTTTTATTGAAACTATTGGTAGATTATCTATTTTACACCATTCCCATTTCAATGGAAGGTCATTGAATAAACCAGTAACAATATGCACTTTTCTACCAATTGATGAATGCCTTTTTATTTCTTTATACAAATTCCCAAAATCTTTTTCTGAACTAAATAGAAAAATTTCCGATTTATTTAATTCCTCGTCATTAGCATTTGAATTTATTAGATTAAATCCGATGATTGGATTTTCCTCAAAAAATTGCTTAAGTTGATTAAATTTATCTTCAGGTCCGATATATTTACAATTAGTTCTATGTTCGGATTTAGAGAAGTAACTGATTAAAATTTTGGGGATTATTAATAATCGTAAGAAAGATGTAACAAGGGGATATGAAATAAAGAAAAAACAGAATATAAAACCACGGCTATTGTTCAAGAAATAAAATTTTGTAAGAAATCCAACAATAACATAAGCAATAAAGGAAAATATCCAGACGTTTACGAGTTTAAAAAAAACACGACCCGATTGGGCGTAATAATAATGATTATACAAATCATAAAGATAACTAATTAACAGTATTACGAAAACGAGAAATAGAAATGTAGATAATTGATTGGGAATGTAATGGACACCACTATGGTATCGCAAAAATTTTGATAAGAAATATGAAGTAACAATTGCGACAATGTCGGTAAACAATAAGATGATTTTAAGCATACATATTTAAAATGCTCACATTTACGCTGCCCATTCTTTTATTTTTGAGCAAACATATTCAATCTCGTGCTTGGTTAATTCCGGAAACATCGGTAGAGAAACAATTTCATTGGCACACTTTTCAGAAACCGGAAAGTCACCCCCTTTATATCCAAGATGATTATATGCCTTTTGTAAATGCAGAGGTTTGGGATAATGTATTCCTGTACCAATGCCATTTTCTTTTAAAAATTTCATAAAGCCATCTCTATCAGGAACCCGCACTACATACAGATGATAAATGTGTTTACCATAATCCATTTCCTTTGGTGTTATTATTTTATCAATTCCATTTAAAAGTTCATTATAATAATAAGCATTCTGCCTGCGGTCTTCATTCCAATCATCAAGGTAATTTAATTTTACATTTAAAATTGCTGCCTGAAATCCATCCATTTTGAAATTCCATCCTTCAAACTCATGGAAATATCTTTCTTTCTGACCATGGTCAATCAACATTCTCACTTTTTCTGCCAATTCTTCGTTATTTGTCAAAACCATACCA from candidate division WOR-3 bacterium encodes:
- a CDS encoding sugar transferase, with translation MLKIILLFTDIVAIVTSYFLSKFLRYHSGVHYIPNQLSTFLFLVFVILLISYLYDLYNHYYYAQSGRVFFKLVNVWIFSFIAYVIVGFLTKFYFLNNSRGFIFCFFFISYPLVTSFLRLLIIPKILISYFSKSEHRTNCKYIGPEDKFNQLKQFFEENPIIGFNLINSNANDEELNKSEIFLFSSEKDFGNLYKEIKRHSSIGRKVHIVTGLFNDLPLKWEWCKIDNLPIVSIKINGEKKWQVIVRRILDIILSLIVLVIFFPFFIIVALAIKLESSGPVIYKQKRCGKDGNEFTLYKFRSMYNNNSQEKRENDFKAFIENKTQKGKIINYNEITRVGRILRRTSIDEFPQFINVLKGDMTLIGPRPPIPYEVKYYKDWHKDRLKIKPGVSGLWQVYGRGSMPCDSSIFLDLIYALNRSLTLDIKLLFQTVPAVILGKGAY